A region of Oryctolagus cuniculus chromosome 3, mOryCun1.1, whole genome shotgun sequence DNA encodes the following proteins:
- the ZNF746 gene encoding zinc finger protein 746 isoform X12, whose translation MKCVFVTVGTTSFDDLIACVSAHDSLQIIKSLGYDRLILQIGRGTVAPEPFSTESFTLDVYRYKDSLKEDLEKADLVISHAGAGSCLETLEKGKPLVVVINEKLMNNHQLELAKQLHKEGYLFYCTCSTLPGLLQSMDLSTLKCYPPGQSEKFSAFLDKVVGLQK comes from the exons ATGAAGTGCGTGTTCGTTACCGTAGGGACCACCAGCTTCGACGACCTCATTGCGTGCGTCTCGGCGCACGACAGCCTGCAA ATAATCAAGAGCCTTGGTTACGACCGACTCATTCTCCAAATCGGTAGAGGAACGGTAGCACCTGAACCGTTCAGTACTGAGTCCTTTACTCTGGATGTGTACAGGTACAAGGATTCCTTGAAAGAAGACCTCGAGAAGGCAGATCTTGTTATTAGTCACGCAG GTGCAGGAAGCTGTTTGGAGACTCTGGAGAAAGGAAAGCCACTTGTagtagttataaatgaaaagttGATGAACAATCATCAGCTGGAATTGGCAAAGCAACTGCACAAAGAGGGATATCTCTTCTACTGTACTTGCAG cACGCTTCCTGGGCTGTTACAGTCAATGGACTTATCAACATTGAAATGTTATCCTCCTGGCcagtcagaaaaattttctgcatttttgGATAAAGTTGTTGGATtacaaaaataa